A DNA window from Streptomyces sp. 71268 contains the following coding sequences:
- a CDS encoding signal peptidase I → MTESVYVGNAGRDAALDRGWLLGHFKDASDPRHSEDVEIKWGVHPRGEERAQWVTDEERTTLQVLISGRFRVELPGRSVVLAEQGDYVVWGRGVDHSWCAEEDSVLLTVRWPSVPGYQVS, encoded by the coding sequence ATGACCGAGAGCGTGTACGTGGGCAACGCCGGCAGGGACGCCGCACTGGACCGGGGATGGCTGCTGGGCCACTTCAAGGACGCGTCCGATCCCCGGCACAGCGAGGACGTGGAGATCAAGTGGGGCGTCCACCCGCGGGGTGAGGAACGGGCCCAGTGGGTGACCGATGAGGAACGCACCACCCTGCAGGTCCTCATCAGCGGACGGTTCCGCGTGGAGCTGCCCGGGCGCAGTGTCGTCCTGGCCGAACAGGGTGACTACGTCGTATGGGGCCGGGGCGTCGACCACTCGTGGTGCGCGGAGGAGGATTCCGTACTCCTGACGGTCCGCTGGCCTTCCGTCCCGGGGTACCAGGTTTCCTGA
- a CDS encoding alpha/beta fold hydrolase, protein MPEPVVLAADTPGPHLVCLPSVLAASGPHQFARFAAALRADCRVSALPLPGFRPGEPLPASLDALLDALAGAVRSAVGDEPFAMAGYSSGGLLAHAVAERVGARAVVLLDSRPLDAYRAADSERLLAGLATRADYLDDTRLTAMGGYLRLLAGASLRPHSRPTLLVTAAEREAEPLAPWPLPHTEVSAPGDHFTLIEEHAETTAKAVGAWLGELGQLA, encoded by the coding sequence GTGCCGGAGCCAGTCGTTCTCGCCGCCGACACCCCGGGCCCGCACCTGGTCTGCCTGCCCAGCGTGTTGGCGGCCTCGGGGCCGCACCAGTTCGCCCGGTTCGCCGCCGCGCTGCGCGCCGACTGCCGGGTGAGCGCGCTGCCGCTGCCAGGTTTCCGGCCGGGCGAGCCGCTGCCGGCGAGTCTGGACGCGCTGCTGGACGCGCTGGCCGGGGCCGTGCGGTCGGCCGTGGGTGACGAGCCGTTCGCGATGGCCGGCTACTCGTCGGGTGGGCTCCTCGCGCACGCCGTCGCCGAACGTGTCGGGGCCCGGGCGGTAGTGCTGCTCGACAGCCGTCCGCTCGACGCCTACCGCGCGGCCGACTCCGAACGGCTGCTGGCGGGCCTCGCCACGCGAGCGGACTACCTCGACGACACCCGGCTCACCGCCATGGGCGGCTATCTCCGACTGCTCGCCGGGGCCAGCCTGCGGCCGCACAGCCGCCCCACCCTCCTGGTGACGGCCGCCGAGCGGGAGGCCGAGCCGCTTGCCCCGTGGCCGCTGCCGCACACCGAAGTGAGCGCGCCCGGAGACCACTTCACGCTGATCGAGGAGCACGCGGAGACGACCGCGAAGGCGGTCGGCGCCTGGCTGGGCGAACTGGGGCAGCTCGCCTGA
- a CDS encoding CocE/NonD family hydrolase, whose translation MFSSRWRRGAITAIAATASLATLAVGAAVADGTDPPERPTITVADGRTQAAFSYRDAVREHLMVQLDVDSDRDGRLDRAGVDVIRPKETDQGLRVPAIIESSPYNDTVGRGFESEKKAWDGRGEPTTFPMHYDNYFVPRGYAVVQVDTTGTAKSDGCLTVGGDSDVAASKAAVEWLNGRARAFRADGSEAWAHWSTGKAGMVGKSFDGMLANAVAGTGVEGLETIVPISAVSSWYDITRSRGAKHWEGFSQYLSTELDTDPDAKCQAVRDDLKAGEDDATGNYNAYWHERNHVAQPAPEVGRVRASVLVVHTLNDQNVRPNQFTHWWEGLKRQGVPRKLWLGQYGHTDAFDFPGRRDLWVDTLHRWFDHWLYGIQNGIMNEPRVDLQTGPTTWTTQYDWPARTSSVSLHPGADGSLGLLPARTGSQSFTDVKASEADLITDPTTAKPGRLAYVSQPLTGQARISGTPSVDIRLALDRPTSNLTALLVDYGTDERVDVLRNEPQNNLHDGVQLIDEESCHGESTAADDACYKKAVNVTAKHPVHVIARGSLDAQNHASASDPQPLTPGQGYQIRWQTLPNDYVLKPGHRIGLVLAGTPAEYLYFETATGARATVDLPASKVTIPVVGTALTDADFTTPAPGATPWRGPDTAPRPPRPTFLR comes from the coding sequence GTGTTCAGCTCACGATGGCGCCGGGGCGCGATCACCGCGATCGCGGCGACGGCGTCCCTGGCCACCCTCGCCGTCGGCGCGGCCGTCGCCGACGGCACCGACCCACCCGAACGGCCCACGATCACGGTGGCGGACGGGCGGACGCAGGCGGCGTTCTCCTACCGGGACGCGGTCCGCGAACACCTCATGGTCCAGCTCGACGTCGACAGCGACCGGGACGGCAGGCTGGACCGCGCGGGCGTGGACGTCATCCGCCCCAAGGAGACCGACCAGGGCCTCAGGGTGCCCGCGATCATCGAGTCGAGTCCGTACAACGACACGGTCGGCCGCGGCTTCGAGTCGGAGAAGAAGGCGTGGGACGGGCGAGGGGAGCCCACCACGTTCCCGATGCACTACGACAACTACTTCGTGCCGCGTGGTTACGCCGTCGTCCAGGTGGACACGACGGGCACGGCGAAGTCCGACGGTTGTCTGACGGTGGGTGGCGACAGTGACGTCGCGGCGAGCAAGGCGGCCGTGGAGTGGCTGAACGGCCGGGCGCGGGCCTTTCGCGCCGACGGCAGCGAGGCGTGGGCCCACTGGTCGACGGGCAAGGCCGGGATGGTGGGCAAGTCCTTCGACGGCATGCTGGCCAACGCCGTGGCCGGCACCGGTGTCGAGGGGCTGGAGACGATCGTGCCGATCTCGGCGGTCAGCTCCTGGTACGACATCACCCGCTCGCGCGGCGCCAAGCACTGGGAGGGGTTCAGCCAGTACCTGTCCACCGAGTTGGACACCGACCCGGACGCGAAGTGCCAGGCGGTACGGGACGACCTGAAGGCCGGCGAGGACGACGCGACCGGCAACTACAACGCGTACTGGCACGAGCGCAACCACGTCGCGCAACCGGCGCCCGAGGTGGGCAGGGTCAGGGCGAGCGTGCTGGTGGTGCACACCCTCAACGACCAGAACGTGCGGCCCAACCAGTTCACCCACTGGTGGGAGGGGTTGAAGCGGCAGGGTGTGCCGCGCAAGCTGTGGCTCGGGCAGTACGGACACACCGACGCCTTCGACTTCCCCGGACGCCGGGACCTGTGGGTGGACACCCTGCACCGGTGGTTCGACCACTGGCTGTACGGCATCCAGAACGGGATCATGAACGAGCCGCGGGTCGACCTCCAGACCGGGCCCACCACCTGGACGACACAGTACGACTGGCCGGCGCGCACCTCGTCGGTCTCGCTCCACCCGGGTGCGGACGGCTCGCTCGGGCTGCTCCCCGCGCGCACCGGCTCCCAGTCGTTCACCGACGTCAAGGCCAGCGAGGCCGACCTGATCACCGACCCGACGACCGCCAAGCCTGGCCGACTCGCCTACGTCAGCCAGCCGCTGACCGGCCAGGCCCGGATCTCCGGCACGCCGTCCGTGGACATCAGGCTGGCGCTGGACAGGCCCACCAGCAACCTCACCGCGCTGCTGGTCGACTACGGCACCGACGAGCGTGTCGACGTGCTGCGCAACGAGCCGCAGAACAACCTGCACGACGGCGTCCAGCTCATCGACGAGGAGAGTTGCCACGGCGAGAGCACGGCGGCCGATGACGCCTGCTACAAGAAGGCCGTCAACGTGACGGCCAAGCACCCGGTGCACGTCATCGCCCGCGGCTCGCTGGACGCGCAGAACCACGCCTCCGCGAGCGACCCGCAGCCGCTGACGCCGGGCCAGGGCTACCAGATCCGCTGGCAGACCCTGCCGAACGACTACGTCCTCAAGCCCGGCCACCGGATCGGGCTCGTGCTCGCCGGAACGCCCGCCGAGTACCTGTACTTCGAGACGGCCACCGGCGCCCGGGCGACGGTGGACCTGCCCGCCAGCAAGGTCACCATTCCGGTCGTCGGCACGGCGCTGACCGACGCCGACTTCACCACGCCCGCGCCGGGCGCCACACCGTGGCGCGGGCCCGACACCGCGCCACGGCCCCCGCGCCCGACGTTCCTCCGCTGA
- a CDS encoding DUF1266 domain-containing protein, whose product MPRRPRPTHPPTPTAPRHATRRPPRPADPAPSAGPHASGGSTAPDAPRLPDDRQPSAAPAAADGPSSSPDGARQAQPQTPSPAEWQSSAWQPPSAIEQELYDAKTRGDWARYVTALAHTPLFVADSRERVDAHPDTVVFTPYRDPRTRTDCLAVYTEGMLPAPAEDPVFHSGSLGWYARVWGPKDPPWLAVNPGSPCEAYFPTTPSHRAVWQQHADHAAATDTPQPQLRALIVGGPLRGPVAHGLACGALLSVNNAELWNAMAYHGGGYTAERDRLGEWWGITSRADWQRTLELLLRAEMTSPVWEFTLGIRRSLALDFAGAVDVDHWRQVAERALWHNAAEAAEPRITPDGVTVAQPRSDAEVRSQVAGVRRLIGRITRYEARFRADGLLADGKFVRSVEAWDYGRASCMARWGLGARYCTLSEAEQAVLRAGRLSQANYRSWADFSAAYILGRCLHFDEEEFGDWYEEMVAAHRLLMSDPGSPWRNLPWK is encoded by the coding sequence ATGCCTCGGCGACCGAGGCCGACCCACCCACCGACGCCGACGGCGCCCCGCCACGCCACGCGCCGGCCCCCCCGCCCCGCCGACCCCGCGCCATCCGCCGGCCCGCACGCGAGCGGCGGGTCCACCGCTCCGGATGCCCCGCGGCTCCCCGACGACCGGCAGCCGTCCGCCGCGCCCGCGGCGGCCGACGGCCCGAGCTCGTCGCCGGACGGCGCGCGCCAGGCACAGCCACAGACACCGTCACCCGCTGAGTGGCAGTCCTCCGCCTGGCAGCCACCGAGCGCCATCGAGCAGGAGCTGTACGACGCGAAGACCCGCGGCGACTGGGCCCGCTACGTCACCGCGCTGGCCCACACCCCACTCTTCGTGGCGGACTCGCGGGAGCGCGTGGACGCCCACCCCGACACCGTGGTCTTCACGCCGTACCGCGACCCGCGTACCCGTACCGACTGCCTCGCCGTGTACACCGAGGGCATGCTGCCGGCACCGGCCGAGGACCCGGTCTTCCACTCCGGCTCGCTGGGTTGGTACGCGCGGGTGTGGGGCCCCAAGGACCCGCCGTGGCTCGCGGTCAACCCGGGCAGCCCGTGCGAGGCGTACTTCCCCACCACCCCGAGCCACCGCGCGGTCTGGCAGCAGCACGCGGACCACGCCGCCGCCACCGACACCCCGCAGCCCCAGCTCCGCGCCCTGATCGTCGGCGGGCCGCTGCGCGGCCCGGTGGCCCACGGCCTGGCCTGCGGGGCACTGCTCAGCGTCAACAACGCCGAGCTGTGGAACGCCATGGCCTACCACGGCGGCGGGTACACGGCCGAGCGGGACCGGCTCGGCGAGTGGTGGGGAATCACCTCCCGCGCCGACTGGCAGCGCACCCTGGAACTTCTGCTGCGTGCCGAGATGACCAGCCCGGTATGGGAGTTCACGCTCGGCATCCGCCGCTCGCTGGCGCTCGACTTCGCGGGCGCCGTCGACGTGGACCACTGGCGACAGGTGGCGGAGCGGGCGCTGTGGCACAACGCCGCCGAGGCGGCCGAGCCGCGCATCACCCCGGACGGTGTCACGGTGGCCCAGCCGCGCAGCGACGCCGAGGTGCGCTCCCAGGTCGCCGGCGTGCGCCGACTGATCGGCCGCATCACCCGCTACGAGGCCAGGTTCCGCGCGGACGGGTTGCTCGCCGACGGCAAGTTCGTCCGCTCGGTGGAGGCGTGGGACTACGGCCGCGCCTCCTGCATGGCCCGCTGGGGGCTCGGCGCCCGCTACTGCACCCTGTCGGAGGCCGAACAGGCCGTGCTGCGCGCGGGCCGGCTCAGCCAGGCCAACTACCGCTCCTGGGCGGACTTCTCCGCCGCCTACATCCTCGGCCGCTGCCTGCACTTCGACGAGGAGGAGTTCGGGGACTGGTACGAGGAGATGGTCGCCGCCCACCGGCTGCTGATGTCCGACCCGGGGAGCCCCTGGCGGAACCTGCCCTGGAAGTAG
- a CDS encoding TetR/AcrR family transcriptional regulator, whose amino-acid sequence MSRVKEFDPDAALRAAMELFWRKGYEATSMQDLVDHLGLGRGSIYGTFGSKRELYLRAVDRYGEDAREAFVSRLSGPGSGLDAVRGLVRFYVEGALADDDHKGCLMTNTAVELPADEGARRRVATGLESLETAIMGALVRARAEGELAPDKDPASLARFLVTLLQGVRVVGKTPVRERFLNDTVERALAVLD is encoded by the coding sequence ATGAGCAGGGTGAAGGAGTTCGACCCGGACGCCGCGCTGCGGGCGGCCATGGAGCTGTTCTGGCGCAAGGGGTACGAGGCCACCTCGATGCAGGACCTGGTGGACCACCTCGGGCTCGGCCGCGGCAGCATCTACGGCACCTTCGGCAGCAAGCGCGAGCTGTACCTGAGGGCCGTCGACCGCTACGGCGAAGATGCCAGGGAGGCGTTCGTCAGTCGCCTCTCCGGGCCGGGCTCCGGGCTCGACGCGGTGCGCGGCCTGGTGCGCTTCTACGTGGAGGGCGCGCTGGCGGACGACGACCACAAGGGCTGTCTGATGACCAACACCGCGGTCGAACTGCCTGCGGACGAGGGGGCGCGCCGACGCGTGGCCACCGGCCTGGAGTCCCTGGAGACGGCCATCATGGGCGCGCTCGTGCGGGCCCGCGCCGAGGGCGAGCTGGCGCCGGACAAGGACCCCGCCTCGCTGGCCAGGTTCCTGGTCACGCTGCTCCAGGGGGTTCGCGTAGTGGGCAAGACCCCGGTGCGCGAGCGCTTCCTGAACGACACCGTGGAGCGGGCGCTGGCCGTCCTGGACTGA
- a CDS encoding serine/threonine-protein kinase, producing the protein MRDEDRAGAGGGPHDHWAGSAPARAGSEGTQRWPRTPTHKDSPAPGRPHVVIDGRYELLEPIGSGGMGEVWKAHDRRLRRFVAVKGLLDRNAMTADTQAAAMQRARREAEAIAKIEHPNVVTVHDQVETDNQVWIVMKLLDAGSLADLLRSQQVLAVPRAADIGHQILRGLRAVHAASVVHRDVKPGNVLVRDDGLVILVDFGIATFVGAASVTRPGSIIGTPPYLAPELFAPGSRGPTPASDLWALGVTLYEMVEGRLPFGGSEVWEVQESILRTPNPVPRYAGPLAPVIQGLLRSDPDERLDAATADAMLGEVLAGPSNAGPVMVAPRPPAPGPAPAPEPDPAPRAAGPAAAPAPASAPAQTPAPDPAEPASPDLAEKRPRSGPRKRGKVVVAVATCVAVLITAGWFVTEGFGFGEKAEGSDTAAPDRQGGGPGTPTWRKTHPTLRIGVKDDQPGLSERVPGTKDTYRGYDIDMAYKVAEHLGYTDKADVKFFPVSTENRSSELAKKTVDLVVASYTMRKDGDIDFVGPYYKAGRGFLVREKSRKYPDIEGPNDLKELRVEVCTPQKSTYWKELPKLGFTMMKSPPTSYRRCLKELLDEDSQVYAVASDDVILAGYESKNFGKVRRLETIEGTEAYGVAMLPGQPVLKREVCSAVRKILADRKGWESMYQKNLADLLAPQGPPGPPDLDPESCEGS; encoded by the coding sequence ATGCGAGACGAGGACAGGGCCGGGGCCGGCGGTGGGCCCCACGACCACTGGGCGGGCAGCGCCCCGGCGCGGGCGGGCTCCGAGGGGACACAGAGATGGCCCCGGACGCCGACGCACAAGGACTCACCCGCGCCCGGCCGTCCGCACGTGGTGATCGACGGCCGCTACGAACTGCTGGAACCGATCGGCAGCGGCGGCATGGGCGAGGTGTGGAAGGCCCATGACCGGCGGCTGCGCCGGTTCGTCGCCGTCAAGGGCCTGCTCGACCGGAACGCGATGACCGCCGACACCCAGGCCGCGGCGATGCAGCGGGCGCGCCGGGAGGCGGAGGCGATCGCCAAGATCGAGCACCCGAACGTGGTGACGGTCCACGACCAGGTCGAGACGGACAACCAGGTCTGGATCGTGATGAAGCTGCTCGACGCCGGCTCGCTGGCGGACCTGCTGCGCAGCCAGCAGGTGCTCGCCGTGCCCAGGGCGGCGGACATCGGCCACCAGATCCTGCGCGGCCTGCGGGCGGTGCACGCGGCGTCGGTCGTCCACCGCGACGTGAAGCCGGGCAACGTACTGGTCCGCGACGACGGGCTGGTGATCCTGGTGGACTTCGGCATCGCGACGTTCGTGGGCGCCGCCTCCGTCACCCGCCCCGGCAGCATCATCGGCACACCCCCGTACCTGGCACCCGAACTCTTCGCACCCGGCTCCCGCGGCCCCACGCCCGCGTCCGACCTGTGGGCGCTCGGAGTCACGTTGTACGAGATGGTCGAGGGCCGCCTCCCGTTCGGCGGCAGCGAGGTCTGGGAGGTCCAGGAAAGCATCCTGCGCACGCCGAACCCGGTACCCCGGTACGCCGGCCCCCTCGCCCCGGTGATCCAGGGGCTGCTGCGCAGCGATCCCGACGAGCGCCTGGACGCGGCCACGGCGGACGCCATGCTGGGCGAGGTGCTGGCCGGTCCGTCGAACGCGGGCCCGGTGATGGTCGCGCCGCGCCCGCCGGCACCCGGGCCCGCGCCCGCGCCCGAACCGGACCCCGCGCCGAGGGCCGCCGGCCCCGCCGCTGCCCCGGCCCCGGCCTCGGCCCCGGCCCAGACTCCGGCCCCGGACCCGGCCGAACCAGCCTCCCCCGACCTCGCGGAGAAGCGTCCGCGAAGCGGCCCCCGTAAGAGGGGAAAGGTGGTGGTGGCGGTGGCCACGTGTGTCGCGGTGCTGATCACCGCCGGCTGGTTCGTGACCGAGGGCTTCGGCTTCGGCGAGAAGGCCGAGGGCAGCGACACCGCCGCCCCGGACCGTCAGGGCGGCGGCCCCGGGACGCCGACATGGCGGAAGACGCACCCCACCCTGCGGATCGGCGTGAAGGACGACCAGCCGGGCCTGAGCGAGCGGGTACCCGGCACGAAGGACACGTACAGGGGCTATGACATCGACATGGCCTACAAGGTCGCCGAGCACTTGGGTTACACGGACAAGGCGGACGTGAAGTTCTTCCCGGTGAGCACCGAGAACCGGAGCAGCGAACTGGCGAAGAAGACGGTGGATCTCGTCGTCGCCTCGTACACCATGCGGAAGGACGGCGACATCGACTTCGTCGGTCCGTACTACAAGGCGGGCCGTGGGTTCCTGGTGCGCGAGAAGTCGCGCAAGTACCCCGACATCGAGGGCCCCAACGACCTCAAAGAGCTTCGCGTGGAGGTGTGCACGCCGCAGAAGTCGACGTACTGGAAGGAACTGCCCAAGCTCGGCTTCACCATGATGAAGTCCCCGCCCACCAGCTACAGGCGCTGCCTGAAGGAACTGTTGGACGAGGACTCGCAGGTCTACGCCGTGGCCTCGGACGACGTCATCCTCGCGGGCTACGAGAGCAAGAACTTCGGCAAGGTCCGGCGGCTGGAGACCATCGAGGGCACGGAGGCGTACGGCGTGGCGATGCTCCCCGGGCAGCCGGTCCTCAAGCGCGAGGTGTGCTCGGCGGTGCGGAAGATCCTGGCGGACAGGAAGGGCTGGGAGTCCATGTACCAGAAGAACCTCGCCGACCTGCTCGCCCCGCAGGGCCCACCGGGCCCACCGGATCTGGACCCGGAGTCGTGCGAGGGGTCCTGA
- a CDS encoding transglycosylase family protein: MSHRTRHRRISPRRLGISVALTAGGASLAIPFLGATQANAASVDVWEKVAQCEATGNWSINTGNGFYGGLQFTDSTWRAFGGAQYAPRADLATKDQQIAVAEKVLKVQGPGAWPVCSVKAGLTAGGPAPQLSTDGTREQANTTRDARTAPQAAPKAAPKAAAPKAAPKAAPKAESKPAPRTQNSTAGKAYTVRSGDTLFKISQAHDVNGGWRAVYDRNQDVIGDNPNLIFPNQHLTLPGAGSAAKAPQQKAAPQQQAAPQAAQAPKQQAAPKAAQPQAAQAAPKPQAETPSATGFTAPVANSTMGTPYHQSGGSWSSGYHTGVDFPVATGTSVKSIGAGQVVSAGWAGSYGNQVVIRHADGHYSQYAHLSQLSVSTGQSVTGGQQIGLSGSTGNSSGPHLHFEVRTGAGYGSDVDPVSYLRGKGVSL; this comes from the coding sequence ATGTCTCATCGCACGCGTCATCGCCGCATCAGCCCGCGTCGCCTCGGCATTTCCGTCGCGCTGACCGCTGGCGGCGCCAGCCTCGCCATTCCCTTCCTCGGGGCCACCCAGGCCAACGCCGCCTCGGTGGACGTGTGGGAGAAGGTCGCCCAGTGCGAGGCGACCGGCAACTGGAGCATCAACACCGGTAACGGCTTCTACGGCGGCCTGCAGTTCACCGACAGCACCTGGCGTGCCTTCGGCGGCGCGCAGTACGCCCCGCGCGCCGACCTGGCCACCAAGGACCAGCAGATCGCCGTGGCCGAGAAGGTCCTCAAGGTGCAGGGCCCCGGCGCCTGGCCGGTGTGCTCCGTCAAGGCGGGCCTGACCGCCGGCGGCCCGGCCCCGCAGCTGTCCACCGACGGCACCCGCGAGCAGGCGAACACCACCCGCGACGCCCGCACCGCGCCGCAGGCCGCGCCCAAGGCCGCCCCGAAGGCCGCTGCCCCCAAGGCCGCGCCGAAGGCCGCCCCGAAGGCCGAGAGCAAGCCCGCTCCGCGCACCCAGAACTCGACCGCCGGCAAGGCGTACACCGTGCGCTCCGGCGACACGCTGTTCAAGATCTCCCAGGCGCACGACGTCAACGGTGGCTGGCGCGCGGTCTACGACCGCAACCAGGACGTCATCGGCGACAACCCGAACCTGATCTTCCCGAACCAGCACCTGACCCTGCCCGGTGCCGGCTCCGCCGCCAAGGCCCCGCAGCAGAAGGCGGCCCCGCAGCAGCAGGCCGCCCCGCAGGCCGCCCAGGCGCCGAAGCAGCAGGCCGCCCCCAAGGCCGCGCAGCCGCAGGCCGCCCAGGCCGCGCCGAAGCCGCAGGCCGAGACCCCCTCGGCGACCGGCTTCACCGCTCCGGTGGCCAACAGCACCATGGGCACCCCCTACCACCAGTCCGGTGGTAGCTGGTCCAGCGGCTACCACACCGGCGTGGACTTCCCGGTCGCCACCGGCACCTCCGTGAAGTCCATCGGCGCCGGCCAGGTCGTCTCGGCCGGCTGGGCGGGCTCGTACGGCAACCAGGTCGTCATCCGCCACGCGGACGGCCACTACAGCCAGTACGCCCACCTGTCGCAGCTCTCCGTCTCGACCGGCCAGTCGGTCACCGGCGGCCAGCAGATCGGCCTGTCCGGCAGCACCGGCAACAGCAGCGGCCCGCACCTGCACTTTGAGGTGCGCACCGGCGCCGGCTACGGCTCGGACGTCGACCCGGTCAGCTACCTGCGTGGCAAGGGCGTCAGCCTCTGA
- a CDS encoding alpha/beta hydrolase, translated as MTDHHPVPTDAELAASLAGDFTSAYATVNGIRLHHVTGGSGAPLILLGGWPQTWWQFRKVLPELARTFRVTAVDLRGMGGSDKPADGYDKRTMARDIHELIRHLGHESAFVAGHDIGASVGYHLAANHPTSVRRLVTIDLGVPDESWLRIGMLPGSDEQAEAIAQGRGGYPWWFAFNQLRGLPEELLAGRFRPLVDWLYGHMLLDQASVEEDARRIYVHAYDTREAIRAGNGWYQTMRQDIADLATHAPVTLPILTLAGETSYAALREQMGPDKGTDIRVVEVAGSGHYVPEEQPEAVVRELLAFFGEEATPAGPAR; from the coding sequence ATGACCGACCACCACCCCGTGCCCACCGACGCCGAGTTGGCCGCCTCGCTCGCCGGCGACTTCACCAGCGCGTACGCCACCGTCAACGGCATCCGACTGCACCACGTCACCGGCGGCAGCGGTGCACCGCTGATCCTGCTGGGTGGCTGGCCGCAGACCTGGTGGCAGTTCCGCAAGGTACTGCCCGAGCTGGCCCGCACCTTCCGGGTGACCGCCGTGGACCTGCGCGGCATGGGTGGCTCGGACAAGCCGGCGGACGGTTACGACAAGCGCACCATGGCGCGGGACATCCACGAGCTGATCCGACACCTGGGCCACGAATCGGCGTTCGTCGCCGGACACGACATCGGCGCCTCGGTCGGCTACCACCTCGCCGCCAACCACCCGACGTCCGTGCGTCGCCTGGTCACCATCGACCTGGGTGTGCCCGACGAGTCCTGGTTGCGGATCGGCATGCTGCCCGGCTCGGACGAACAGGCCGAGGCCATCGCCCAGGGCCGGGGCGGCTACCCCTGGTGGTTCGCGTTCAACCAGCTGCGCGGCCTCCCCGAGGAACTGCTCGCCGGCCGCTTCCGCCCGCTGGTCGACTGGCTGTACGGACACATGCTGCTCGACCAGGCGTCCGTCGAGGAGGACGCGCGGCGGATCTACGTCCACGCCTACGACACGCGCGAGGCCATCCGGGCGGGCAACGGCTGGTACCAGACGATGCGCCAGGACATCGCCGACCTGGCCACCCACGCCCCCGTCACGCTCCCCATCCTGACGCTGGCCGGCGAGACCAGCTACGCCGCGCTGCGCGAACAGATGGGCCCCGACAAGGGCACCGACATCCGCGTGGTCGAGGTGGCGGGCAGCGGCCACTACGTACCGGAGGAGCAGCCGGAGGCCGTGGTGCGGGAGCTGCTCGCCTTCTTCGGGGAGGAAGCCACGCCGGCCGGGCCCGCGCGCTAG
- a CDS encoding Mut7-C RNAse domain-containing protein has product MNARPRLQVKLDPALHRFVAPDRRGESFPLATDGTSSLGHVVESLGVPLTEVGELLVDGEAVATAHVPADGRTVEVRSVRRPQRVPGAPLRFLLDVHLGTLARRMRLLGIDTAYENEDIGDAALATRSASERRGLLSRDRGLLRRRELWAGAYVYSDRPDEQLRDVLGRFAPDLAPWTRCSACNGLLAEADKESVGQHLEHGTRHTYDVFAQCVSCRRVYWRGAHHARLEAIVEAALREFAPAAGRGTAGG; this is encoded by the coding sequence GTGAACGCGCGCCCTCGCCTCCAGGTCAAGCTCGACCCCGCACTCCACCGCTTCGTCGCCCCTGATCGCAGGGGCGAGTCCTTCCCCCTCGCCACCGACGGGACCTCGTCGCTCGGCCACGTCGTGGAATCCCTCGGCGTCCCGCTCACCGAGGTGGGCGAGTTGCTGGTCGACGGGGAAGCGGTGGCCACCGCGCACGTCCCGGCCGACGGCCGCACGGTCGAGGTGCGCTCCGTGCGGCGACCCCAGCGGGTGCCGGGAGCGCCGCTGCGCTTCCTCCTCGACGTCCACCTAGGCACCCTCGCGCGCCGGATGCGGCTGCTGGGCATCGACACCGCGTACGAGAACGAGGACATCGGCGACGCGGCGCTGGCCACCCGGTCGGCGAGCGAGCGCCGGGGGCTGCTCTCGCGCGACCGGGGCCTGTTGCGGCGGCGCGAGCTGTGGGCCGGCGCGTACGTGTACAGCGACCGGCCCGACGAGCAACTGCGGGACGTACTGGGCCGGTTCGCGCCCGATCTCGCGCCGTGGACCCGGTGCAGCGCGTGTAACGGGCTGCTGGCCGAGGCGGACAAGGAGTCCGTCGGGCAGCACCTCGAACACGGCACGCGCCACACCTACGACGTCTTCGCCCAGTGCGTCTCCTGCCGTCGGGTGTACTGGCGCGGGGCGCACCACGCGCGCCTGGAGGCCATCGTGGAGGCGGCGCTGCGGGAGTTCGCCCCGGCGGCCGGACGGGGTACGGCAGGCGGGTAA